The Amycolatopsis mongoliensis genome includes a window with the following:
- a CDS encoding chloride channel protein gives MSTGNSTSVRRVPVPVRQPIGRWLRESRSGLVGLAVLIGAGAGLGAIVFRWLITTFTHLFSGQADYADAGRAAHPWLPELGPWFLLLAPVVAGLIYGPLVYKFAPEARGHGVPEVMYAVAERGGRIPAQVSAVKALASALTIGSGGSVGREGPIVQIGSALGSTLGRLTRLPESRLRVLVACGAAGGIAATFNAPLAGPFFAMELILRDFAAESFGAVVLASVTASVVGRAAFGNTPFLDLPPFTLRNPVEYLLFVVLGVVVGACGVLFTRVLYRIEDFCDWVWRGPEWLRPAVGGVVLGGLLLVLPQMYGVGYPVLQNAVEGKYLIGFLLLLLVGKIVATSLTIGIGGSGGVFAPSLFIGAMGGTAFGIMVHAWLPSLTASPGVYGLIGMGAAFAGAARAPITAVIVLFELTGQYTIILPMLTAIVIATATSRALSRDTIYTLKLRRRGVDLDRHPQERRLAATTVEAVAEPLPEPLPAGTPLERAAHALAVSGHGILPVVDEEGRYQGCVTAQAVAEALGDDHDGTVGDLAELPPLVTCETSLADALTALTNAPGTGLPVLDGDHQLTGWLTHQAVLSALASSAVP, from the coding sequence GTGTCTACAGGTAACAGCACCTCGGTCAGGCGCGTCCCGGTCCCGGTCCGGCAGCCGATCGGGCGGTGGCTGCGGGAAAGCCGGAGCGGTCTGGTCGGGCTGGCCGTGCTCATCGGCGCGGGCGCCGGGCTCGGCGCCATCGTGTTCCGCTGGCTCATCACGACGTTCACCCACCTGTTCTCCGGGCAGGCCGACTACGCCGACGCCGGTCGAGCCGCCCACCCGTGGCTTCCGGAGCTGGGGCCGTGGTTCCTGCTGCTCGCGCCGGTGGTCGCGGGGCTGATCTACGGGCCGCTGGTGTACAAGTTCGCGCCGGAGGCGCGCGGCCACGGCGTGCCCGAGGTGATGTACGCGGTCGCCGAGCGCGGCGGACGGATTCCCGCGCAGGTGAGCGCGGTGAAGGCGCTGGCGTCGGCGCTGACCATCGGCTCCGGCGGTTCGGTCGGGCGCGAGGGCCCGATCGTGCAGATCGGGTCCGCGCTCGGCTCCACCCTGGGCCGCCTCACCCGGCTGCCCGAGTCCCGCCTGCGGGTGCTCGTCGCGTGCGGTGCGGCGGGTGGAATCGCGGCGACGTTCAACGCGCCACTGGCCGGTCCGTTCTTCGCGATGGAGCTGATCCTGCGCGACTTCGCCGCGGAGTCGTTCGGCGCGGTGGTGCTGGCCAGCGTGACCGCGAGCGTGGTCGGGCGGGCCGCGTTCGGGAACACCCCGTTCCTCGACCTGCCGCCCTTCACCCTGCGCAACCCCGTCGAATATCTGCTTTTCGTCGTGCTCGGCGTTGTCGTGGGTGCGTGCGGGGTGCTGTTCACCCGGGTCCTGTACCGGATCGAAGACTTCTGCGACTGGGTGTGGCGCGGGCCGGAGTGGCTGCGTCCGGCTGTCGGCGGCGTGGTCCTCGGCGGGCTGCTGCTGGTGTTGCCGCAGATGTACGGCGTCGGGTACCCGGTGCTGCAGAACGCCGTCGAAGGCAAGTACCTGATCGGGTTCCTGCTGCTGTTGCTGGTGGGCAAGATCGTCGCGACGAGCCTGACGATCGGCATCGGCGGCTCGGGCGGCGTGTTCGCGCCGTCGCTGTTCATCGGCGCGATGGGCGGGACGGCCTTCGGGATCATGGTGCACGCGTGGCTGCCGTCCCTGACCGCTTCGCCGGGCGTCTACGGGCTGATCGGGATGGGCGCGGCGTTCGCGGGGGCGGCGCGGGCGCCGATCACCGCGGTGATCGTGCTGTTCGAGCTGACCGGCCAGTACACGATCATCCTGCCGATGCTCACCGCGATCGTGATCGCGACAGCGACGAGCCGGGCGCTGTCGCGGGACACGATCTACACGCTGAAGCTGCGCCGCCGGGGCGTCGACCTCGACCGGCACCCGCAGGAACGCCGGCTCGCCGCCACGACGGTCGAAGCCGTCGCCGAGCCGCTTCCCGAACCCCTGCCCGCCGGCACTCCGCTGGAGCGGGCCGCACACGCCCTGGCGGTGTCCGGGCACGGCATCTTGCCGGTGGTCGACGAAGAAGGCCGCTACCAGGGCTGCGTCACGGCGCAAGCCGTCGCCGAGGCGCTGGGCGACGACCACGACGGCACCGTGGGGGACCTGGCCGAGCTGCCGCCCCTGGTCACCTGCGAGACATCGCTCGCCGACGCCTTGACCGCGTTGACGAACGCCCCCGGTACCGGTTTGCCGGTGCTCGACGGCGACCACCAGCTGACCGGCTGGCTCACGCACCAGGCGGTGCTGTCCGCGCTCGCGTCATCGGCGGTGCCCTGA
- a CDS encoding GNAT family N-acetyltransferase, with protein MQGRKAIGHLQLVETHEPGEVEIKNMAVREDRQGCGVGGLLVRAAVELVAGGSGSTLVVATAAADIGNLRFYQRQGFRPRSIERDAFTPATGYAPGIRIDGIELRDRVWLDYSLTSAP; from the coding sequence TTGCAGGGGAGGAAGGCGATCGGTCATCTGCAGCTGGTCGAGACCCACGAACCGGGTGAGGTCGAGATCAAGAACATGGCCGTGCGGGAGGACCGGCAAGGCTGCGGTGTGGGTGGCCTGCTCGTGCGTGCTGCCGTCGAGTTGGTCGCCGGCGGGTCGGGATCGACGCTGGTGGTCGCCACCGCTGCGGCCGACATCGGGAATCTGCGGTTTTACCAGCGGCAAGGGTTTCGGCCGAGATCGATCGAACGGGACGCCTTCACCCCGGCCACTGGTTACGCGCCGGGGATCCGGATCGATGGCATCGAGTTGCGCGACCGGGTCTGGCTGGACTACTCACTCACCTCGGCGCCGTAA
- a CDS encoding thiamine pyrophosphate-binding protein, which translates to MTENGWHRVDPADVPDEGRVRSVTVGGRSVALSRCGARLGALENRCPHQGGPLGEGSIEKGLLRCPWHGYDYDPISGQPPEGFSDGVATYPVEQREDGVFVQLPEPAKAVRTVADVLVETLVAWGVTHVFGMVGHSNLGFAEALRRAESRGELTYIGIRHEGAAAFAASAYGKLTGRPAACFAIAGPGSTNLLTGLYDAKLDGAPVLAISGQVPSKVLGRGAFQDVDLSAVFRDVAVSTTTVHSGSDHAELAALAVKHAIDRRGVAHLVLPDEVQGQPSDAPASTPAGRAADRRVRPEDIAIDAAAALVRDARRPVLIAGHGARGAETEVRQLAEALNAPVLTTFKAKGLVPDTHPLGAGVLGRSGTPVASWLMNEADLLIVVGASFSNHTGIAAYKPILQIDDEPAAIGRFDAVTMSLLGDAQRTVAALTAALGVTKAEDQRPDVAARREIWRAEKARRARDDRGRGVAAAAVFDALSRHLPADAVVAVDVGNHAYSLGRYLESQGQPVLMSGYLGSIGFGYPAALGAWAAAPDRPIVAVTGDGGFGQYATELTTAVKYGIPIKHVLLNNNALGKISKEQLAGDYPVWQTSLHNPDWASYAELCGATGIRVTARDQLEDAMTALFATDGPALLCVEQDAELL; encoded by the coding sequence ATGACGGAGAACGGCTGGCATCGGGTCGACCCGGCGGACGTGCCGGACGAGGGCCGGGTCCGCAGCGTCACGGTCGGCGGCCGCAGCGTCGCGCTGTCGCGCTGCGGCGCGCGGCTGGGTGCGCTGGAGAACCGCTGCCCGCACCAGGGCGGCCCGCTCGGCGAGGGCTCGATCGAGAAAGGACTGCTGCGCTGCCCGTGGCACGGCTACGACTACGACCCGATCTCCGGGCAGCCGCCGGAGGGCTTCTCCGACGGTGTCGCCACCTACCCGGTCGAGCAGCGCGAGGACGGCGTGTTCGTCCAGCTCCCGGAACCGGCGAAGGCCGTGCGCACGGTCGCGGACGTGCTCGTCGAGACGCTCGTGGCCTGGGGCGTGACCCACGTGTTCGGCATGGTCGGGCACTCCAACCTCGGGTTCGCCGAGGCGTTGCGCCGCGCAGAGTCCCGCGGCGAGCTGACCTACATCGGGATCCGGCACGAAGGTGCGGCCGCGTTCGCCGCGAGCGCGTACGGCAAGCTCACCGGACGTCCGGCCGCGTGCTTCGCCATCGCCGGACCGGGCTCGACGAACCTGCTCACCGGCCTCTACGACGCGAAACTCGACGGTGCGCCAGTCCTCGCGATCTCCGGGCAGGTGCCGTCGAAGGTGCTGGGCCGGGGTGCGTTCCAGGACGTCGACCTCTCGGCGGTCTTCCGCGACGTCGCAGTGTCCACCACGACCGTCCACAGTGGAAGTGACCACGCCGAGCTGGCCGCCCTCGCGGTCAAGCACGCGATCGACCGGCGCGGGGTGGCGCACCTGGTGCTGCCCGACGAGGTCCAGGGCCAGCCCAGCGACGCGCCCGCGTCCACCCCGGCCGGCCGTGCCGCCGACCGCCGTGTCCGGCCCGAGGACATCGCCATCGACGCCGCGGCTGCGCTGGTCCGCGACGCACGGCGGCCGGTCCTGATCGCCGGGCACGGCGCGCGCGGCGCCGAAACCGAAGTCCGGCAGCTGGCCGAGGCGCTCAACGCGCCCGTGCTGACCACGTTCAAGGCGAAGGGCCTGGTACCGGATACGCATCCGCTCGGTGCCGGGGTGCTCGGCCGCAGCGGCACGCCGGTGGCGAGCTGGCTGATGAACGAGGCCGATCTGCTGATCGTCGTCGGCGCGTCCTTCTCCAACCACACCGGGATCGCCGCCTACAAGCCGATCCTGCAGATCGACGACGAGCCCGCCGCGATCGGCCGGTTCGACGCGGTCACGATGTCCCTGCTCGGCGACGCGCAGCGCACCGTCGCCGCACTCACGGCCGCGCTGGGTGTGACGAAGGCCGAAGACCAGCGTCCCGACGTCGCGGCGCGCCGGGAGATCTGGCGCGCGGAGAAGGCCCGCCGGGCCCGCGACGACCGTGGCCGCGGGGTGGCCGCGGCGGCGGTGTTCGACGCGCTCTCCAGGCACCTGCCTGCCGACGCGGTGGTCGCCGTGGACGTCGGCAACCACGCCTACTCGCTCGGCCGCTACCTGGAGTCGCAAGGCCAACCCGTGCTGATGTCCGGTTACCTCGGCTCCATCGGGTTCGGCTACCCGGCCGCGCTCGGCGCCTGGGCCGCCGCGCCGGACCGCCCGATCGTCGCGGTCACCGGCGACGGCGGGTTCGGGCAGTACGCGACCGAGCTGACCACCGCCGTCAAGTACGGCATCCCGATCAAGCACGTCCTGCTGAACAACAACGCCCTCGGCAAGATCAGCAAGGAACAGCTCGCCGGCGACTACCCGGTCTGGCAGACCTCACTGCACAACCCGGATTGGGCCTCCTACGCCGAACTGTGCGGCGCCACCGGCATCCGCGTCACCGCCCGCGACCAGCTCGAAGACGCCATGACGGCGCTCTTCGCCACCGACGGGCCCGCCCTGCTCTGCGTCGAACAGGACGCCGAACTCCTGTAA
- a CDS encoding SRPBCC family protein, whose amino-acid sequence MPHLTTSAVLDAPPGPVWTLLRDFAAIGSWHPVLPPAAIDDGPVDRVGAVRVSTGGHRERLIALDDTARSIRYAFEDNGGLPVRDYVSGMRVVAASTQSVVEWDARYDCDEADEDKVAAAVRDGVLLPGLAALQTRFATEGA is encoded by the coding sequence ATGCCCCACCTCACGACCAGCGCCGTCCTCGACGCCCCGCCGGGTCCCGTGTGGACACTGCTGCGGGACTTCGCCGCCATCGGTTCCTGGCACCCGGTGCTGCCGCCCGCGGCGATCGACGACGGGCCGGTCGACCGCGTCGGCGCCGTCCGGGTGTCCACCGGCGGCCACCGCGAACGCCTGATAGCCCTCGACGACACAGCACGCAGCATCCGGTACGCCTTCGAGGACAACGGCGGCCTGCCGGTCCGCGACTACGTGTCCGGGATGCGGGTCGTCGCGGCCAGTACGCAGAGCGTTGTCGAATGGGACGCCCGCTACGACTGCGACGAAGCCGACGAGGACAAGGTCGCCGCGGCCGTCCGTGACGGCGTCCTGCTGCCCGGCCTCGCCGCACTGCAAACCCGATTCGCCACCGAAGGAGCCTGA
- a CDS encoding flavodoxin family protein produces MPSYTDLRALFLNCTLKRSPERSNTEGLIDVSRGIMEKNGVAVEVLRAIDHDIATGVWPDMTQHGWETDAWPGIYEKVMAADILVIAGPIWLGDNSSVTKLVIERLYACSHLLNDAGQYAYYGRVGGCLITGNEDGVKHCAMNVLYSLQHLGYTIPPQADAGWIGEAGPGPSYLDPGSGGPENDFTNRNTTFMTWNLLHLARMLKDAGGIPVHGNQRSEWDAGCRFDFANPEYR; encoded by the coding sequence ATGCCGAGCTACACGGACCTGCGCGCCCTGTTCCTCAACTGCACGCTCAAGCGCTCCCCCGAGCGCAGCAACACCGAAGGGCTGATCGACGTCAGCCGCGGGATCATGGAGAAGAACGGCGTCGCCGTCGAAGTGCTCCGAGCCATCGACCACGACATCGCCACCGGCGTCTGGCCCGACATGACCCAGCACGGCTGGGAAACCGACGCCTGGCCCGGCATCTACGAAAAGGTCATGGCCGCCGACATCCTGGTGATCGCCGGGCCGATCTGGCTGGGCGACAACAGCTCCGTCACCAAGCTCGTCATCGAACGCCTCTACGCCTGCTCACACCTGCTCAACGACGCCGGCCAGTACGCCTACTACGGCCGGGTCGGCGGCTGCCTCATCACCGGCAACGAAGACGGCGTCAAGCACTGCGCCATGAACGTCCTCTACAGCCTCCAGCACCTCGGCTACACCATCCCGCCCCAGGCCGACGCCGGCTGGATCGGCGAAGCCGGGCCCGGACCGTCCTATCTGGACCCCGGCTCCGGCGGCCCGGAGAACGACTTCACCAACCGCAACACGACGTTCATGACGTGGAACCTCCTTCACCTGGCCCGGATGCTCAAGGACGCGGGCGGCATTCCGGTGCACGGCAACCAGCGCAGCGAATGGGACGCCGGCTGCCGCTTCGACTTCGCCAACCCCGAATACCGCTGA
- a CDS encoding cation:proton antiporter domain-containing protein — protein MVGLLDRDTASHPRFRVELDAIGYGFLIPVFFVTSGLRLDLGGLPADPVALARVPLFLAALLLTRGVPALLYTREFGRRRALAAALLQATSLPFLVTASQIGVLTGSMSPVARNGSARVRRPVVGARLPRGALSLLRSREEAAVR, from the coding sequence GTGGTCGGGCTGCTCGACCGCGACACCGCCTCACACCCACGGTTCCGGGTCGAGCTGGACGCCATCGGCTACGGCTTCCTCATCCCGGTCTTCTTCGTCACCAGCGGACTGCGGCTGGACCTCGGTGGGTTGCCGGCCGATCCCGTCGCGCTGGCGCGAGTTCCTCTTTTCCTGGCAGCACTGTTGCTCACCCGCGGCGTCCCGGCACTACTGTACACACGGGAGTTCGGCCGGCGCCGGGCGCTCGCGGCCGCACTGCTGCAGGCGACGTCGTTGCCGTTCCTGGTCACCGCTTCACAAATCGGCGTGCTGACCGGGTCGATGTCGCCGGTGGCTCGGAACGGCAGCGCTCGTGTACGCAGGCCTGTTGTCGGTGCTCGTCTTCCCCGCGGCGCGCTGTCGCTGCTGCGAAGCCGGGAGGAGGCGGCCGTAAGGTGA
- a CDS encoding anti-sigma factor family protein → MNCDEFVELVTAFLDDALDPGTEARFIEHLALCEGCERYLDQFRTTIDELGRLPPETLSPESRDTLLNAFRDWHTP, encoded by the coding sequence GTGAACTGCGACGAATTCGTCGAACTCGTCACCGCGTTCCTCGACGACGCCCTCGACCCCGGCACCGAAGCACGCTTCATCGAGCACCTCGCCCTCTGCGAAGGCTGCGAACGCTACCTCGACCAGTTCCGCACGACGATCGACGAACTCGGCCGCCTGCCACCGGAAACCCTCTCCCCCGAATCCCGCGACACCCTCCTCAACGCCTTCCGCGACTGGCACACCCCGTGA
- a CDS encoding CBS domain-containing protein, producing MREITVGDLMTRAVITAIRETSIREIVAIQAARPGEAVPVIDASGRPVGMVSEADVLTKLEFHGGWDMPPLLRGAAARARWRKSAATTAGEVMTAPATCIAPDAGLTAAVRALATASVPGLCVIDPMSRLIGTVSRLDMLRPFLRDDVDLKTEVEQEIVGRGRAQDTICVEVADGIVTLDGALLLRSSADHACWRARCVPGVVAVDNHLRFQVDDLMITGL from the coding sequence ATGCGTGAGATCACCGTCGGCGACCTGATGACGAGAGCGGTGATCACCGCCATCCGCGAAACGTCGATCAGGGAGATCGTAGCGATCCAAGCCGCGCGCCCCGGCGAGGCCGTACCGGTCATCGATGCCTCCGGCCGGCCGGTCGGCATGGTCTCGGAAGCCGACGTGCTCACAAAACTGGAGTTCCACGGCGGCTGGGACATGCCACCACTGCTCCGCGGAGCCGCGGCACGCGCCCGCTGGCGCAAGTCGGCAGCCACGACCGCAGGCGAAGTGATGACCGCCCCAGCGACCTGCATTGCCCCCGACGCCGGGTTGACCGCCGCCGTGCGGGCGCTCGCAACGGCGTCCGTGCCCGGCCTGTGCGTGATCGACCCCATGAGCAGGCTGATCGGCACGGTCAGCCGACTTGACATGCTACGGCCGTTCCTCCGCGACGACGTCGATCTGAAGACCGAGGTCGAGCAGGAGATTGTCGGCCGCGGTCGCGCTCAGGACACGATCTGTGTGGAGGTGGCGGACGGGATTGTCACTCTCGACGGCGCGCTCCTCCTGCGCAGCAGCGCCGACCACGCCTGCTGGAGAGCCCGGTGCGTACCCGGCGTGGTCGCCGTCGACAACCACCTCCGCTTCCAGGTGGACGACCTCATGATCACCGGTCTGTAA
- a CDS encoding ArsR/SmtB family transcription factor: MSRPLYQAKAEFFKTLGHPARIRVLELLSEREHAVAEMLPEVGIEAANLSQQLAVLRRAGLVVTRKEGSTVYYSLTSPHVAELLAVARRILTGVLAGQIELLDDLREPAAGSRPSKRTRSA; encoded by the coding sequence GTGAGCAGGCCTCTCTACCAAGCCAAGGCCGAATTCTTCAAAACCCTGGGTCATCCCGCCCGGATCCGGGTGCTCGAGCTGCTCAGTGAACGTGAACACGCGGTAGCCGAGATGCTGCCCGAAGTGGGGATCGAAGCGGCGAACCTGTCGCAGCAACTGGCCGTGCTGCGGCGCGCCGGCCTGGTCGTGACCCGCAAGGAAGGCTCGACCGTGTACTACTCCCTGACCAGCCCGCACGTTGCCGAGCTGCTGGCGGTCGCCCGGCGGATCCTCACCGGCGTCCTCGCCGGTCAGATCGAGCTCCTCGACGACCTGCGGGAACCTGCCGCCGGTTCTCGCCCGTCGAAGCGCACGCGGAGCGCGTGA
- a CDS encoding ArsR/SmtB family transcription factor, with protein sequence MNSPDHQVKTAFFKTLPRPARIRVLELLSHREYSVAETLPDVGIEKTNLSQQLAVLRRAALVTARREGSTVHYSLAGLHVAELPDIARRILSGVLTEQIGLLDDLRDPAHSAVRPQAVDGG encoded by the coding sequence GTGAACAGCCCCGACCACCAGGTGAAAACGGCGTTCTTCAAGACGCTGCCCCGCCCTGCGCGGATCCGGGTGCTCGAGCTGCTGAGCCACCGCGAGTACTCGGTCGCCGAGACGCTGCCGGACGTGGGGATCGAGAAGACGAACCTGTCCCAGCAGCTTGCGGTGCTGCGCCGGGCCGCGCTGGTGACGGCGCGCAGGGAAGGCTCGACGGTGCACTACTCGCTGGCCGGCCTGCACGTGGCTGAACTGCCGGACATTGCCCGCAGGATCCTCAGCGGCGTGCTCACCGAGCAGATCGGCCTGCTCGACGACCTGCGCGACCCGGCGCATTCGGCGGTCCGGCCGCAAGCGGTGGACGGGGGATGA
- a CDS encoding NADH-quinone oxidoreductase subunit B family protein: MLRLWRKIRRTGRVAESAPPRPAGPRPDAAELLGGSVQVRHVDAGSCNGCEVEIGSAFGPVYDAERYGARLVASPRHADVLLVTGPVTRNMAQPLRRTYEAVPEPRLVVAVGDCARNCGAFAGAYGVAGAVSDVVPVDLEIAGCPPRPEAIVEGLRKLTGR; the protein is encoded by the coding sequence GTGCTGAGGTTGTGGCGCAAGATCCGCCGGACGGGCCGGGTGGCCGAATCCGCGCCGCCCCGACCGGCCGGACCGCGTCCGGACGCCGCGGAGCTGCTGGGCGGGTCGGTGCAGGTGCGGCACGTGGACGCCGGGTCGTGCAACGGCTGCGAGGTGGAGATCGGGTCGGCGTTCGGGCCGGTGTACGACGCCGAGCGCTACGGTGCCCGGCTGGTCGCCTCGCCCCGGCACGCCGACGTCCTGCTGGTCACGGGGCCGGTGACGCGCAACATGGCCCAACCGCTGCGTCGAACCTACGAAGCGGTGCCGGAACCTCGGCTGGTCGTCGCCGTCGGGGACTGCGCTCGTAACTGCGGGGCCTTCGCCGGTGCGTACGGCGTGGCCGGCGCGGTCTCGGACGTCGTGCCGGTGGACCTCGAGATCGCCGGGTGCCCGCCGCGGCCGGAGGCCATCGTCGAAGGCCTGCGGAAGCTCACCGGGCGATGA
- a CDS encoding proton-conducting transporter transmembrane domain-containing protein, which produces MNLLGLTFAVAVAIGLLSAVAATVVPAPSRSAAAGAGTALTGSLAVVAGVLAASGQSVSLALPAVLPLSGVSFTLDRLGGVFVAVTGGVAVAAGIYGISYARRGLDSRAVQAALPVFVTAMLLVPAAASVGTFLLCWELMALASLLLVLAEHRRRPEVASAGRWYAVMTHLGLVTVLIGLLIATAHASDDTFAALRAAHLPPATAGTVFVLTFVGFSSKAGILPLHAWLPRAHPEAPSHVSALMSAAMVNLGIYGIVRVGFDLLGGGPRWWWLLVLALGAASAVYGILQAAMGTDLKRLLGYSTTENMGLVLLGVGAAGLFTSAGRRDLAGLALAAALLHVVGHAAFKTLLFLAAGSVLHATGTRDLDQLGGLRGRMPATTALFGWGALAASALPPGTAFVSEWLLLQALIHGLPASGAATAIAMPPAVAAVALTAGLAVATFVKAFGVGFLARPRSDAAENAHESPPGMLAGIGLAGLASAVLAVMPGVVLPGLGRTAAVVTGSADPLAADAVTVRLAGITGALSPLLLTLALLLGVIVTVGGLRVVAARRARREARLWDCGAGPMSSRMEYTATSFAEPLQRVFDNVVQPETDVDVTHHQESDYLVQAVAYRRRVPDRIERRLYAPVLAAVTQWGQAARRLATGSVHRYLGYGFYAVCGLLLLLAVTR; this is translated from the coding sequence ATGAACCTCCTGGGATTGACGTTCGCGGTCGCCGTGGCGATCGGCCTGCTCAGTGCCGTCGCGGCGACCGTGGTCCCGGCGCCGTCCCGCTCCGCCGCGGCCGGGGCGGGCACCGCGCTCACCGGGAGCCTCGCGGTGGTCGCCGGCGTGCTGGCCGCGAGCGGCCAGTCGGTTTCCCTCGCTCTGCCCGCTGTGCTGCCGCTGTCCGGGGTGAGTTTCACGCTCGACCGGCTGGGCGGGGTATTCGTCGCGGTCACCGGCGGGGTCGCGGTCGCGGCTGGGATCTACGGGATCTCCTATGCCCGGCGCGGCCTGGACTCCCGGGCGGTCCAGGCCGCGCTGCCCGTCTTCGTCACGGCGATGCTGCTGGTGCCGGCCGCCGCGAGCGTCGGGACCTTCCTGCTGTGCTGGGAGCTGATGGCACTGGCGTCGCTGCTGCTGGTGCTGGCCGAACACCGGCGGCGTCCCGAGGTCGCGTCGGCGGGCCGCTGGTACGCGGTGATGACCCACCTCGGGCTCGTGACCGTCCTCATCGGACTGCTCATCGCCACCGCGCACGCGAGCGACGACACCTTCGCCGCATTGCGCGCCGCCCACCTCCCGCCCGCCACCGCCGGGACGGTGTTCGTCCTGACCTTCGTCGGGTTCTCCTCGAAGGCCGGGATCCTGCCCCTGCACGCGTGGCTGCCGCGGGCGCATCCGGAGGCGCCGAGTCATGTGTCGGCGTTGATGTCGGCGGCCATGGTCAACCTCGGGATCTACGGGATCGTGCGGGTCGGATTCGACCTGCTCGGCGGCGGGCCCCGCTGGTGGTGGCTGCTGGTCCTGGCCCTCGGCGCGGCCTCGGCGGTGTACGGCATCCTGCAGGCCGCCATGGGCACCGACCTGAAACGGCTGCTCGGCTACTCCACGACGGAGAACATGGGCCTGGTGCTGCTCGGAGTCGGCGCGGCCGGGCTGTTCACTTCCGCCGGGCGCCGCGACCTGGCCGGGCTCGCGCTGGCGGCTGCGCTGCTGCACGTCGTCGGCCACGCGGCGTTCAAGACACTGCTGTTCCTGGCCGCCGGGTCGGTCCTGCACGCCACCGGGACCCGCGACCTCGACCAGCTCGGCGGGCTGCGCGGCCGGATGCCGGCGACCACCGCTTTGTTCGGCTGGGGCGCGCTCGCTGCGTCGGCGCTGCCGCCAGGGACCGCGTTCGTGTCCGAATGGCTGCTGCTGCAAGCGTTGATCCACGGGCTGCCGGCCTCCGGGGCGGCCACCGCGATCGCAATGCCGCCGGCGGTGGCGGCGGTCGCGCTGACGGCAGGGCTGGCGGTCGCGACGTTCGTCAAGGCGTTCGGCGTGGGCTTCCTCGCCCGCCCCCGCAGCGACGCCGCGGAGAACGCGCACGAAAGCCCGCCCGGCATGCTCGCCGGAATCGGGCTGGCCGGGCTGGCGAGTGCGGTTCTCGCGGTCATGCCCGGGGTGGTCCTGCCGGGGCTGGGCCGGACGGCAGCGGTCGTCACCGGATCCGCCGATCCCTTGGCCGCGGACGCGGTGACGGTGCGGCTGGCCGGAATCACCGGTGCACTGTCACCTCTGTTGCTCACCCTGGCCCTGCTGCTCGGTGTGATCGTCACCGTCGGAGGGCTGCGGGTGGTGGCTGCGCGGCGCGCCCGCCGGGAGGCCCGGTTGTGGGATTGCGGTGCCGGGCCGATGTCGTCCCGGATGGAGTACACGGCGACGTCGTTCGCCGAGCCGCTGCAACGGGTCTTCGACAACGTGGTGCAACCCGAAACCGACGTCGACGTCACCCACCACCAGGAGTCGGACTACCTCGTGCAAGCCGTGGCCTACCGCCGCCGGGTACCCGACCGAATCGAGCGCCGGCTCTACGCGCCGGTCCTCGCCGCGGTGACACAGTGGGGGCAGGCTGCGCGGCGGCTGGCCACCGGCAGCGTGCACCGCTACCTCGGCTACGGCTTTTACGCCGTGTGCGGGCTTCTGCTCCTGCTGGCGGTGACCCGGTGA